From a single Candidatus Izimaplasma bacterium HR1 genomic region:
- the rhlE_2 gene encoding ATP-dependent RNA helicase RhlE — MEFKDLNIIEPILKALKIKEYTIPTPVQEKSIPVLLNNQDVMGSAQTGTGKTAAFAIPILQKIYLEKLEENTKEKTIKALVLAPTRELALQIYDNFVEYSKYINVNATVVYGGIKQSRQVRDLQRGVDILVATPGRLLDLIKQKKLSLSNVDYLVLDEADRMLDMGFINDVKKIISMVKKERQTMLFSATLPKAITNLANEILQNPVRIKVSPEDETIDRITQSVYYVSKKSKIKLLIKLLKQEEYKAVLVFSRTKYGAEDIVRDLNAEGLKSSSLHGDKAQGDRQKVLKAFKKKEIRILVATDIAARGIDVNEVSHVINYDLPEVPETYIHRIGRTGRAGQGGVTIAFCSPNQFNLLQEIEKHIKMKIPMSKDKKLSLDPSKIVVAPHKRNTSKSSKTSGNKNKKHSSSRRISDNRKVETKSNSRNRNQQRNRRNK, encoded by the coding sequence ATGGAGTTTAAAGATTTAAATATAATTGAACCAATCCTAAAAGCACTAAAAATAAAAGAGTATACAATACCAACACCAGTACAAGAAAAATCTATACCAGTATTACTGAACAATCAAGATGTAATGGGTAGTGCTCAAACAGGAACAGGAAAGACAGCTGCTTTTGCGATTCCAATCTTGCAAAAAATCTACTTAGAAAAATTAGAAGAAAATACAAAAGAGAAGACTATAAAAGCTTTAGTTTTAGCGCCAACACGGGAACTAGCTTTGCAAATATATGACAATTTTGTAGAGTATAGTAAGTATATTAACGTAAACGCAACTGTAGTTTATGGTGGTATCAAACAATCAAGACAAGTAAGAGATTTACAGCGTGGAGTAGATATCTTAGTAGCAACTCCCGGGAGACTACTTGATTTAATCAAACAAAAAAAACTAAGTTTATCTAATGTAGACTACTTAGTTCTAGATGAAGCAGATAGAATGCTTGACATGGGATTCATTAATGATGTTAAGAAAATCATCTCTATGGTTAAAAAAGAAAGACAAACAATGTTATTCTCTGCTACCTTACCTAAAGCAATAACGAACTTAGCGAATGAGATTTTACAAAATCCTGTTAGAATCAAAGTTTCACCTGAAGATGAAACAATAGATAGAATTACCCAATCAGTTTATTATGTCTCTAAAAAATCAAAAATAAAACTATTGATAAAACTACTGAAACAAGAAGAGTATAAAGCAGTATTAGTCTTTTCAAGAACAAAATATGGTGCGGAAGATATCGTTAGAGATCTAAACGCAGAGGGTCTAAAATCATCATCACTTCATGGAGATAAAGCACAAGGTGACAGACAAAAAGTATTGAAGGCTTTTAAAAAGAAAGAAATCAGAATTCTTGTAGCTACAGATATAGCTGCAAGAGGTATTGATGTAAATGAAGTATCACATGTAATTAACTATGATTTACCTGAAGTACCTGAAACTTATATTCACCGTATTGGGAGAACAGGTAGAGCTGGGCAAGGTGGGGTTACAATTGCGTTTTGCTCACCAAATCAATTCAATCTACTACAAGAAATAGAAAAGCATATAAAGATGAAAATTCCAATGTCAAAGGATAAGAAACTATCTTTAGACCCATCTAAAATTGTTGTAGCACCACATAAAAGGAATACTAGTAAATCAAGTAAAACATCAGGTAATAAAAATAAGAAACACTCTTCTTCAAGAAGAATTTCTGATAATCGAAAAGTAGAGACAAAGAGTAATTCTAGAAATAGAAATCAACAACGAAATAGAAGAAACAAATAA
- a CDS encoding Listeria-Bacteroides repeat domain yields MKKMFLALMLIVLLTACGGTTDTPPVDDNINDTKTYSVRFNTNGGTIISDLNVSENSNVNAPSDPTKNGVAFVGWFLDSEFNTSATWPMAITEEVTVYAKWMANADLFFDARTNTVDASEFEYDYNLSVDIALGGIGGPSAVIEGNVKYDSESTIPYYRYEELSGLILFDGIRHSFLKDNSLTTISYDTENKLTGFDSETVLSEFDFEYSVFAKVLFEYTETQISDIIYHSGSKYEIEFNGGASNIMDTVLAIIGNPLITEFIGIPENETDFAAYVNIEDGFIKSYEYDFEVESLASTLTFHYDLTFLEVGSNVTINIPSFDGLSMSSSEISETTTSINTILNNYLNQEYSEYDYNVQTHVDYPSSLSIDSTTQGRTMRMVSGSDVYFWNRVEVDSDYKNDNLYDGDIVDYERYRVMYLNGDVYEVEDGFFSNTYNLISAYDNYSVDEYYLFLPSFLVDSANISLIQESVDGDETTYSIVLNSTSVLELLEFIDDSVRIDFTGVNEFEIYNIESGFEVTYTSFTIKADSNGLVSIEMNIDGIYIGSYTDTTFNGELEFGLDYMINVIEPDTDYIVPTEDSEVELPNS; encoded by the coding sequence ATGAAAAAAATGTTTTTAGCTTTAATGTTAATTGTTTTATTGACAGCTTGTGGTGGTACAACAGATACTCCACCAGTAGATGACAACATTAATGATACAAAAACTTATTCTGTAAGATTTAATACTAATGGAGGAACAATCATTAGTGATTTGAATGTTAGTGAAAATTCTAATGTAAATGCACCATCTGATCCAACTAAAAATGGAGTTGCTTTTGTAGGATGGTTTTTAGATTCAGAATTTAACACTTCTGCAACTTGGCCAATGGCTATAACTGAGGAAGTAACTGTATATGCAAAATGGATGGCTAATGCAGATTTATTCTTTGATGCTAGAACAAACACAGTTGATGCAAGCGAATTCGAATATGATTATAATTTGAGTGTTGATATAGCATTAGGTGGTATTGGTGGACCAAGCGCTGTCATTGAAGGAAATGTAAAGTATGATTCAGAAAGCACTATTCCATATTATAGATATGAAGAATTGAGTGGTTTAATTTTATTTGATGGAATTAGACATTCATTCCTGAAGGATAATAGTTTAACTACCATTTCATATGATACAGAAAATAAATTGACAGGTTTTGATTCTGAAACAGTATTGTCAGAATTTGATTTTGAATATTCTGTATTTGCTAAAGTATTGTTTGAATATACTGAAACTCAAATATCTGACATAATTTATCATAGTGGAAGCAAGTATGAAATTGAATTCAATGGTGGGGCAAGTAATATCATGGATACAGTATTAGCAATAATTGGGAATCCATTAATTACTGAATTCATAGGTATACCAGAAAATGAAACTGATTTTGCAGCTTATGTCAATATTGAGGATGGGTTTATTAAATCATATGAATATGATTTTGAAGTTGAAAGCCTTGCATCGACTTTAACATTCCATTATGATTTAACATTTTTAGAAGTAGGTAGTAATGTTACTATTAATATCCCTAGTTTTGATGGATTAAGTATGTCTAGTTCTGAAATATCAGAAACTACAACATCTATTAATACTATTTTGAATAATTATTTGAACCAAGAGTATTCTGAATATGACTATAATGTACAAACTCATGTGGATTATCCAAGTTCTCTCTCGATTGATTCAACTACTCAAGGTAGAACTATGAGAATGGTAAGTGGTAGTGATGTATATTTTTGGAATCGAGTTGAAGTTGATAGCGATTATAAAAACGACAACTTATATGATGGCGATATTGTGGACTATGAAAGATATCGTGTTATGTATTTAAATGGTGATGTATACGAAGTTGAGGATGGATTTTTTAGTAATACATATAATCTCATTTCAGCTTATGATAATTATTCAGTAGATGAGTATTATTTATTTTTACCAAGTTTTCTTGTCGATAGTGCAAATATATCTTTAATTCAAGAATCTGTAGATGGAGATGAAACTACTTATAGTATAGTTTTAAATTCTACTTCAGTATTAGAACTATTAGAATTTATTGATGATTCAGTTAGAATTGATTTTACTGGAGTAAATGAATTTGAAATATATAATATCGAATCAGGATTTGAAGTTACTTATACATCATTCACAATAAAAGCCGACAGTAATGGACTAGTTAGTATTGAAATGAATATAGATGGAATCTACATAGGTTCTTATACTGATACTACCTTTAATGGAGAATTGGAATTTGGATTAGATTATATGATTAATGTCATTGAACCAGATACTGATTACATCGTACCTACAGAAGATAGTGAAGTAGAATTACCAAATAGCTAA
- the psaC gene encoding Photosystem I iron-sulfur center: MGHNTSRSGYEKLVDRLNKFPQGVPPSDTLYEILKLLFSEEEAKLVSLLPIKPFTTKTAAKAWKKSEAEASVVLNELASRALLVDVERDGNQTFSLPPPMAGFFEFSMMRIGGNFDQKLLGELFYQYMNIEDEFVTDLLTLPTPIGRAYVHEETIEDHMIHVLDYERATKVIKTATHIGIGTCYCRHKKEHVGEACDAPMEICMTFNQTAASLIKYGYARQVEEEECLDLLELAKKHNLVQFGDNVQNEVAFICNCCSCCCEALVGARKVGPYQAINSSNFICNIIDDNCKGCQKCVDVCPVEALSMVSRNLPNSKKMLAQLVEENCIGCGVCARVCGSDAIKMNPRDQKVFTPVNMAHRVVLEAIETGKLQNLIFDNQAHFRHRALASILGAILKLPVIKQTLASKQVKSKYILKLIQNKNSKIVNSHILKD; encoded by the coding sequence ATGGGTCATAATACATCAAGAAGTGGATATGAAAAATTAGTTGATAGATTAAATAAGTTTCCCCAAGGTGTACCACCTTCTGATACACTGTATGAAATACTGAAGTTATTATTCTCTGAAGAAGAGGCTAAATTAGTGTCTTTACTACCAATTAAGCCCTTTACTACAAAGACTGCAGCAAAGGCGTGGAAGAAGTCTGAAGCAGAAGCAAGTGTTGTCTTAAATGAACTTGCTTCAAGAGCTCTTTTAGTTGACGTTGAACGTGATGGAAATCAAACGTTTTCTTTACCACCACCAATGGCCGGATTCTTTGAATTCTCAATGATGAGAATTGGTGGTAATTTTGATCAGAAATTACTAGGAGAGTTATTCTATCAATATATGAATATTGAAGACGAGTTTGTTACTGATTTATTAACTTTACCGACGCCAATTGGTCGTGCTTATGTTCATGAGGAAACAATTGAAGATCATATGATTCATGTTCTTGATTATGAGAGAGCGACAAAGGTGATTAAAACAGCTACTCATATTGGGATAGGTACTTGTTATTGTCGACATAAAAAAGAGCATGTGGGCGAAGCTTGCGATGCTCCAATGGAAATTTGTATGACATTTAATCAAACAGCAGCTTCTTTAATTAAATATGGTTACGCAAGACAAGTAGAGGAAGAGGAATGTTTAGATCTATTAGAACTAGCTAAGAAACATAATCTAGTTCAATTTGGTGATAATGTCCAAAATGAAGTAGCTTTTATCTGTAACTGTTGTAGTTGTTGCTGTGAAGCTTTAGTAGGCGCAAGAAAAGTTGGACCTTATCAAGCAATTAACTCATCTAATTTTATTTGTAATATTATTGATGATAATTGTAAAGGATGCCAAAAGTGTGTTGATGTTTGTCCTGTTGAAGCTTTATCAATGGTTTCGAGGAATCTACCTAATAGTAAAAAGATGTTAGCACAACTTGTAGAAGAGAACTGTATTGGTTGTGGAGTTTGTGCGAGAGTATGTGGTTCAGACGCTATTAAAATGAACCCTCGTGACCAAAAAGTATTTACCCCAGTAAATATGGCTCATAGAGTTGTATTAGAAGCGATTGAAACAGGTAAGTTGCAAAACTTAATCTTTGATAATCAAGCTCATTTTAGACATAGAGCTTTAGCATCAATCTTAGGAGCTATATTAAAATTACCTGTAATAAAACAAACATTAGCTTCTAAACAAGTTAAATCTAAATATATCTTAAAATTAATACAAAATAAGAATAGTAAAATAGTTAATTCACATATCTTAAAAGACTAA